A genomic region of Palaemon carinicauda isolate YSFRI2023 chromosome 11, ASM3689809v2, whole genome shotgun sequence contains the following coding sequences:
- the LOC137649513 gene encoding uncharacterized protein in mobD 3'region-like has product MPRPLREALILLIAQELSAAKIRAQELSDANIRAQELSAVNIRAQELSAAKIRAQELSAAKFRAQKLSAAKFRAQKLSAANIRAQELSTAKSRAKELSVAKIRAQELSTAKIRAQELSAANIRAQELSAAIIRAQELSTAKSRAKELSVAKIRAQELSTAKIRAQKLSAANIRAQELSAAIIRAQELSTAKSRAKELSVAKIRAQELSTAKIRAQELSAGKIKAQKLSPARIRAQKLMS; this is encoded by the exons ATGCCAAGGCCACTTCGAGAGGCCCTTATTCTACTAAT AGCACAAGAACTTTCGGCTGCTAAAATTAGAGCACAAGAACTTTCGGATGCTAACATTAGAGCACAAGAACTTTCGGCTGTTAACATTAGAGCACAAGAACTTTCGGCTGCTAAAATTAGAGCACAAGAACTTTCGGCTGCTAAATTTAGAGCACAAAAACTTTCGGCTGCTAAATTTAGAGCACAAAAACTTTCGGCTGCTAACATTAGAGCACAAGAACTTTCGACTGCTAAATCTAGAGCAAAAGAGCTTTCGGTTGCTAAAATTAGAGCACAAGAACTTTCGACTGCTAAAATTAGAGCACAAGAACTTTCGGCTGCTAACATTAGAGCACAAGAACTTTCGGCTGCTATCATTAGAGCACAAGAACTTTCGACTGCTAAATCTAGAGCAAAAGAGCTTTCGGTTGCTAAAATTAGAGCACAAGAACTTTCGACTGCTAAAATTAGAGCACAAAAACTTTCGGCTGCTAACATTAGAGCACAAGAACTTTCGGCTGCTATCATTAGAGCACAAGAACTTTCGACTGCTAAATCTAGAGCAAAAGAGCTTTCGGTTGCTAAAATTAGAGCACAAGAACTTTCGACTGCTAAAATTAGAGCACAAGAACTTTCGGCTGGTAAAATTAAAGCACAAAAACTTTCGCCTGCTAGAATTAGAGCACAAAAACTTATGTCCTAA